One genomic window of Manihot esculenta cultivar AM560-2 chromosome 16, M.esculenta_v8, whole genome shotgun sequence includes the following:
- the LOC110603571 gene encoding transcriptional corepressor LEUNIG isoform X4 — protein MDSGNSWDAKKMLDLYLHDYLVKRKLHDTAAIFRKEANVGEHPVAVDSVDGFLHEWWTLFYDMHASRQLKHEEAKGKFPAKDGQIIQDGQILQHALQNMRPILPKLDVYHQKHGEFPFGSHYKMSGASGQPPACLLPARMLEEQQSLCYPVSNSNPNLLQLHGNKLNLSKSAATSPSFLQQQLQNQAQQLTVRSTRNINSIAEANPMDIGLLEGVPKGILARPKSCGAEVKPGYSESLNGRLSNSLMQTPSQPQQFPMLAEKQQHNLLGHSPSLTFGNLASAFPGSFANFDGQYVILPESKMNGKDAKLMVQMKQTEEHRHKHDHHMQQQLPEGCANAEVDKPANENVESFLCTGDDKNNDKGTPLGNLKRRSTACAKNDHKGFAFEEIGCLRSSKSKVLSCHFSSDGRLLASAGHDKKVFIWNMETFDFVNSSEGHSLLITDVRFRPNSTIYATSSFDRTLQIWDATKPSKSLFKLLGHADQVMALDFHPRKADLLCSCDSNDEIRLWNVNRCACTHVSKGASKQVRFQPQYGKLLATCSRNNINVIDVENDTGVQFNLKGHAKEIHSLSWDMSGKYIASVSADSARVWSLVSGGSCMYELHSNGNQFQSCTFHPGYSQLLVIGSYQSLELWNPIEGNKTLSVPAHSGLIAALADSLETETIASASHDQCVKLWK, from the exons ATGGACTCGGGTAATTCTTGGGATGCTAAAAAGAT GCTTGATTTGTATTTGCACGATTATTTGGTGAAAAGGAAGTTGCACGACACAGCTGCAATTTTCAGAAAAGAAGCAAATGTTGGTGAACATCCTGTTG CAGTTGATTCAGTTGATGGGTTTCTACATGAATGGTGGACATTATTTTATGATATGCATGCCTCTAGACAACTTAAACATGAAGAGGCCAAGGGGAAGTTCCCTGCTAAG GATGGACAAATAATTCAGGATGGACAAATACTACAGCATGCACTACAAAATATGCGTCCAATTCTGCCAAAATTAGATGTATACCACCAGAAACATGGAGAGTTTCCATTTGGCTCTCACTACAAGATGTCGGGGGCCTCGGGGCAGCCTCCTGCTTGCCTTTTGCCTGCAAGAATGTTAGAGGAACAACAAAGTCTTTGTTACCCTGTTAGCAACTCTAATCCAAATTTATTGCAACTTCATGGTAATAAGCTGAATTTATCAAAGTCAGCCGCAACCAGTCCAAG CTTCTTGCAGCAGCAACTTCAGAATCAGGCTCAACAACTGACTGTGAGA TCAACTAGAAATATTAACAGCATCGCTGAAGCTAATCCTATGGACATTGGTCTCCTTGAAGGAGTACCAAAGGGGATACTTGCAAGACCTAAATCCTGTGGTGCAG AAGTAAAGCCAGGCTATTCAGAATCCTTAAATGGACGGCTTTCAAACTCACTGATGCAGACACCAAGCCAACCACAACAGTTTCCTATGTTGGCAGAGAAACAACAACACAATCTATTGGGTCATTCCCCATCACTTACATTTGGAAACTTGGCATCTGCTTTTCCTGGAAGCTTTGCTAATTTTGATGGTCAATACGTGATTCTTCCTGAGAGTAAAATGAATGGAAAAGATGCAAAG TTGATGGTCCAAATGAAACAAACTGAAGAGCACCGACACAAACATGATCACCATATGCAGCAGCAGTTACCAGAG GGTTGTGCAAATGCTGAAGTTGATAAACCTGCAAATGAAAATGTTGAATCCTTTTTATGCACCGGTGATGACAAAAATAATGACAAAGGCACTCCTCTTGGCAATTTAAAACGCCGTTCTACAGCTTGTGCTAAAAATGATCATAAAG GCTTTGCTTTTGAAGAGATTGGTTGCCTTCGCTCAAGCAAAAGCAAGGTGTTAAGCTGTCATTTTTCATCTGATGGGAGACTATTAGCCAGTGCTGGACATGACAAGAAG GTTTTTATTTGGAACATGGAAACGTTTGATTTCGTTAATTCTTCAGAAGGACATTCACTTCTAATTACAGATGTTCGATTTAGACCAAATTCGACTATATATGCCACATCTTCCTTTGATAGAACATTGCAAATATGGGATGCAACCAAA CCAAGCAAATCACTTTTCAAGCTTTTAGGTCATGCTGATCAAGTGATGGCATTGGATTTCCATCCGAGAAAGGCAGATCTACTCTGCTCATGTGATAGCAATGATGAGATCCGATTATGGAATGTCAACCGTTGTGCTTGCACACATGTTTCTAAG GGAGCATCTAAACAAGTCAGATTCCAGCCTCAATATGGCAAGTTATTGGCTACTTGCTCGAGAAATAATATTAATGTAATTGATGTTGAGAATGACACTGGTGTCCAATTCAATTTGAAG GGGCATGCAAAAGAAATCCATTCTCTTTCCTGGGATATGAGTGGGAAGTATATTGCATCTGTTAGTGCAGACAGTGCACGAGTATGGTCACTTGTGTCAGGTGGAAGTTGCATGTATGAATTGCATTCAAATGGCAACCAGTTCCAGTCATGCACCTTTCATCCTGGATACTCACAGCTCCTGGTAATTGGCAGCTATCAG TCCCTTGAGTTATGGAATCCGATTGAGGGAAACAAAACATTGTCGGTTCCGGCACACAGTGGTTTAATTGCTGCACTGGCTGACTCACTAGAGACTGAAACGATTGCATCAGCAAGCCATGACCAATGTGTCAAGTTATGGAAATGA
- the LOC110603571 gene encoding transcriptional corepressor LEUNIG isoform X3 has translation MDSGNSWDAKKMLDLYLHDYLVKRKLHDTAAIFRKEANVGEHPVAVDSVDGFLHEWWTLFYDMHASRQLKHEEAKGKFPAKDGQIIQDGQILQHALQNMRPILPKLDVYHQKHGEFPFGSHYKMSGASGQPPACLLPARMLEEQQSLCYPVSNSNPNLLQLHGNKLNLSKSAATSPSFLQQQLQNQAQQLTSTRNINSIAEANPMDIGLLEGVPKGILARPKSCGAEVKPGYSESLNGRLSNSLMQTPSQPQQFPMLAEKQQHNLLGHSPSLTFGNLASAFPGSFANFDGQYVILPESKMNGKDAKLMVQMKQTEEHRHKHDHHMQQQLPENGRKRRKLSYSRAGDHILGCANAEVDKPANENVESFLCTGDDKNNDKGTPLGNLKRRSTACAKNDHKGFAFEEIGCLRSSKSKVLSCHFSSDGRLLASAGHDKKVFIWNMETFDFVNSSEGHSLLITDVRFRPNSTIYATSSFDRTLQIWDATKPSKSLFKLLGHADQVMALDFHPRKADLLCSCDSNDEIRLWNVNRCACTHVSKGASKQVRFQPQYGKLLATCSRNNINVIDVENDTGVQFNLKGHAKEIHSLSWDMSGKYIASVSADSARVWSLVSGGSCMYELHSNGNQFQSCTFHPGYSQLLVIGSYQSLELWNPIEGNKTLSVPAHSGLIAALADSLETETIASASHDQCVKLWK, from the exons ATGGACTCGGGTAATTCTTGGGATGCTAAAAAGAT GCTTGATTTGTATTTGCACGATTATTTGGTGAAAAGGAAGTTGCACGACACAGCTGCAATTTTCAGAAAAGAAGCAAATGTTGGTGAACATCCTGTTG CAGTTGATTCAGTTGATGGGTTTCTACATGAATGGTGGACATTATTTTATGATATGCATGCCTCTAGACAACTTAAACATGAAGAGGCCAAGGGGAAGTTCCCTGCTAAG GATGGACAAATAATTCAGGATGGACAAATACTACAGCATGCACTACAAAATATGCGTCCAATTCTGCCAAAATTAGATGTATACCACCAGAAACATGGAGAGTTTCCATTTGGCTCTCACTACAAGATGTCGGGGGCCTCGGGGCAGCCTCCTGCTTGCCTTTTGCCTGCAAGAATGTTAGAGGAACAACAAAGTCTTTGTTACCCTGTTAGCAACTCTAATCCAAATTTATTGCAACTTCATGGTAATAAGCTGAATTTATCAAAGTCAGCCGCAACCAGTCCAAG CTTCTTGCAGCAGCAACTTCAGAATCAGGCTCAACAACTGACT TCAACTAGAAATATTAACAGCATCGCTGAAGCTAATCCTATGGACATTGGTCTCCTTGAAGGAGTACCAAAGGGGATACTTGCAAGACCTAAATCCTGTGGTGCAG AAGTAAAGCCAGGCTATTCAGAATCCTTAAATGGACGGCTTTCAAACTCACTGATGCAGACACCAAGCCAACCACAACAGTTTCCTATGTTGGCAGAGAAACAACAACACAATCTATTGGGTCATTCCCCATCACTTACATTTGGAAACTTGGCATCTGCTTTTCCTGGAAGCTTTGCTAATTTTGATGGTCAATACGTGATTCTTCCTGAGAGTAAAATGAATGGAAAAGATGCAAAG TTGATGGTCCAAATGAAACAAACTGAAGAGCACCGACACAAACATGATCACCATATGCAGCAGCAGTTACCAGAG AACGGCAGAAAGAGAAGGAAATTGTCTTATTCAAGAGCTGGAGACCACATTTTG GGTTGTGCAAATGCTGAAGTTGATAAACCTGCAAATGAAAATGTTGAATCCTTTTTATGCACCGGTGATGACAAAAATAATGACAAAGGCACTCCTCTTGGCAATTTAAAACGCCGTTCTACAGCTTGTGCTAAAAATGATCATAAAG GCTTTGCTTTTGAAGAGATTGGTTGCCTTCGCTCAAGCAAAAGCAAGGTGTTAAGCTGTCATTTTTCATCTGATGGGAGACTATTAGCCAGTGCTGGACATGACAAGAAG GTTTTTATTTGGAACATGGAAACGTTTGATTTCGTTAATTCTTCAGAAGGACATTCACTTCTAATTACAGATGTTCGATTTAGACCAAATTCGACTATATATGCCACATCTTCCTTTGATAGAACATTGCAAATATGGGATGCAACCAAA CCAAGCAAATCACTTTTCAAGCTTTTAGGTCATGCTGATCAAGTGATGGCATTGGATTTCCATCCGAGAAAGGCAGATCTACTCTGCTCATGTGATAGCAATGATGAGATCCGATTATGGAATGTCAACCGTTGTGCTTGCACACATGTTTCTAAG GGAGCATCTAAACAAGTCAGATTCCAGCCTCAATATGGCAAGTTATTGGCTACTTGCTCGAGAAATAATATTAATGTAATTGATGTTGAGAATGACACTGGTGTCCAATTCAATTTGAAG GGGCATGCAAAAGAAATCCATTCTCTTTCCTGGGATATGAGTGGGAAGTATATTGCATCTGTTAGTGCAGACAGTGCACGAGTATGGTCACTTGTGTCAGGTGGAAGTTGCATGTATGAATTGCATTCAAATGGCAACCAGTTCCAGTCATGCACCTTTCATCCTGGATACTCACAGCTCCTGGTAATTGGCAGCTATCAG TCCCTTGAGTTATGGAATCCGATTGAGGGAAACAAAACATTGTCGGTTCCGGCACACAGTGGTTTAATTGCTGCACTGGCTGACTCACTAGAGACTGAAACGATTGCATCAGCAAGCCATGACCAATGTGTCAAGTTATGGAAATGA
- the LOC110604059 gene encoding 30S ribosomal protein S5, chloroplastic, translating into MAATVTASTLSSVSSLSIHTKHRLSLSKPIRSFSLYSKSTQFISLSSRSTAITRAQSSDIDTTFFDTVNPEDDIVFDPPSPPEDFVPPPYFDEGPMETEEEIAAAYEELYGPAYSGESYLGSDVYVMDSKVKKTTGFGSKGKKEKIRDGFEERVVQVRRVTKVVKGGKQLHFRAIVVVGDKQGQVGVGVGKAKEVIAAVQKSAVNARRNIVTVPMTKYLTFPHRSEGDYGAAKVMLRPASPGTGVIAGGAVRIVLEMAGVENALGKQLRSKNALNNARATVVAVQKMKQFQDVARERGIPMEELWK; encoded by the exons ATGGCGGCAACAGTAACAGCATCAACTCTCTCCTCTGTCTCCTCTCTCTCAATCCACACCAAGCATCGCCTCTCTCTATCAAAACCTATTAGGTCCTTCTCTCTCTACTCCAAATCCACCCAATTTATCTCCCTCTCTTCCCGCTCCACCGCAATTACCAGAGCCCAATCCAGCGACATTGACACCACCTTCTTCGACACCGTCAATCCCGAAGACGACATCGTCTTTGACCCTCCAAGCCCTCCAGAAGACTTCGTTCCTCCGCCCTACTTTGACGAGGGTCCCATGGAAACCGAGGAAGAAATCGCCGCTGCTTATGAAGAGCTCTATGGACCCGCTTATAGTGGAGAGAGTTATTTGGGCAGTGATGTGTATGTAATGGACTCGAAGGTGAAAAAGACAACTGGGTTTGGTTCGAAAGGGAAGAAGGAAAAAATACGAGATGGGTTTGAGGAGAGAGTAGTGCAGGTGAGAAGAGTGACTAAAGTGGTTAAGGGAGGGAAACAGCTACATTTTAGAGCAATTGTGGTGGTAGGCGACAAGCAGGGCCAAGTTGGTGTTGGAGTTGGCAAAGCCAAGGAAGTAATTGCTGCTGTGCAGAAATCGGCTGTTAATGCGAGGAGGAACATTGTGACTGTGCCCATGACCAAGTACTTGACTTTTCCTCACAG ATCTGAAGGAGATTACGGAGCAGCAAAGGTGATGCTTAGACCTGCCTCTCCTGGTACTGGAGTGATTGCTGGAGGAGCTGTAAGAATTGTTCTTGAAATGGCAGGTGTTGAGAATGCTTTGGGAAAGCAACTTAGGAGTAAGAATGCCCTCAACAATGCCAGAGCTACAGTTGTGGCCGTGCAAAAAATGAAGCAATTCCAAGACGTTGCTCGTGAGCGTGGGATCCCAATGGAAGAACTGTGGAAATGA
- the LOC110603571 gene encoding transcriptional corepressor LEUNIG isoform X1, producing the protein MDSGNSWDAKKMLDLYLHDYLVKRKLHDTAAIFRKEANVGEHPVAVDSVDGFLHEWWTLFYDMHASRQLKHEEAKGKFPAKDGQIIQDGQILQHALQNMRPILPKLDVYHQKHGEFPFGSHYKMSGASGQPPACLLPARMLEEQQSLCYPVSNSNPNLLQLHGNKLNLSKSAATSPSFLQQQLQNQAQQLTVRSTRNINSIAEANPMDIGLLEGVPKGILARPKSCGAEVKPGYSESLNGRLSNSLMQTPSQPQQFPMLAEKQQHNLLGHSPSLTFGNLASAFPGSFANFDGQYVILPESKMNGKDAKLMVQMKQTEEHRHKHDHHMQQQLPENGRKRRKLSYSRAGDHILGCANAEVDKPANENVESFLCTGDDKNNDKGTPLGNLKRRSTACAKNDHKGFAFEEIGCLRSSKSKVLSCHFSSDGRLLASAGHDKKVFIWNMETFDFVNSSEGHSLLITDVRFRPNSTIYATSSFDRTLQIWDATKPSKSLFKLLGHADQVMALDFHPRKADLLCSCDSNDEIRLWNVNRCACTHVSKGASKQVRFQPQYGKLLATCSRNNINVIDVENDTGVQFNLKGHAKEIHSLSWDMSGKYIASVSADSARVWSLVSGGSCMYELHSNGNQFQSCTFHPGYSQLLVIGSYQSLELWNPIEGNKTLSVPAHSGLIAALADSLETETIASASHDQCVKLWK; encoded by the exons ATGGACTCGGGTAATTCTTGGGATGCTAAAAAGAT GCTTGATTTGTATTTGCACGATTATTTGGTGAAAAGGAAGTTGCACGACACAGCTGCAATTTTCAGAAAAGAAGCAAATGTTGGTGAACATCCTGTTG CAGTTGATTCAGTTGATGGGTTTCTACATGAATGGTGGACATTATTTTATGATATGCATGCCTCTAGACAACTTAAACATGAAGAGGCCAAGGGGAAGTTCCCTGCTAAG GATGGACAAATAATTCAGGATGGACAAATACTACAGCATGCACTACAAAATATGCGTCCAATTCTGCCAAAATTAGATGTATACCACCAGAAACATGGAGAGTTTCCATTTGGCTCTCACTACAAGATGTCGGGGGCCTCGGGGCAGCCTCCTGCTTGCCTTTTGCCTGCAAGAATGTTAGAGGAACAACAAAGTCTTTGTTACCCTGTTAGCAACTCTAATCCAAATTTATTGCAACTTCATGGTAATAAGCTGAATTTATCAAAGTCAGCCGCAACCAGTCCAAG CTTCTTGCAGCAGCAACTTCAGAATCAGGCTCAACAACTGACTGTGAGA TCAACTAGAAATATTAACAGCATCGCTGAAGCTAATCCTATGGACATTGGTCTCCTTGAAGGAGTACCAAAGGGGATACTTGCAAGACCTAAATCCTGTGGTGCAG AAGTAAAGCCAGGCTATTCAGAATCCTTAAATGGACGGCTTTCAAACTCACTGATGCAGACACCAAGCCAACCACAACAGTTTCCTATGTTGGCAGAGAAACAACAACACAATCTATTGGGTCATTCCCCATCACTTACATTTGGAAACTTGGCATCTGCTTTTCCTGGAAGCTTTGCTAATTTTGATGGTCAATACGTGATTCTTCCTGAGAGTAAAATGAATGGAAAAGATGCAAAG TTGATGGTCCAAATGAAACAAACTGAAGAGCACCGACACAAACATGATCACCATATGCAGCAGCAGTTACCAGAG AACGGCAGAAAGAGAAGGAAATTGTCTTATTCAAGAGCTGGAGACCACATTTTG GGTTGTGCAAATGCTGAAGTTGATAAACCTGCAAATGAAAATGTTGAATCCTTTTTATGCACCGGTGATGACAAAAATAATGACAAAGGCACTCCTCTTGGCAATTTAAAACGCCGTTCTACAGCTTGTGCTAAAAATGATCATAAAG GCTTTGCTTTTGAAGAGATTGGTTGCCTTCGCTCAAGCAAAAGCAAGGTGTTAAGCTGTCATTTTTCATCTGATGGGAGACTATTAGCCAGTGCTGGACATGACAAGAAG GTTTTTATTTGGAACATGGAAACGTTTGATTTCGTTAATTCTTCAGAAGGACATTCACTTCTAATTACAGATGTTCGATTTAGACCAAATTCGACTATATATGCCACATCTTCCTTTGATAGAACATTGCAAATATGGGATGCAACCAAA CCAAGCAAATCACTTTTCAAGCTTTTAGGTCATGCTGATCAAGTGATGGCATTGGATTTCCATCCGAGAAAGGCAGATCTACTCTGCTCATGTGATAGCAATGATGAGATCCGATTATGGAATGTCAACCGTTGTGCTTGCACACATGTTTCTAAG GGAGCATCTAAACAAGTCAGATTCCAGCCTCAATATGGCAAGTTATTGGCTACTTGCTCGAGAAATAATATTAATGTAATTGATGTTGAGAATGACACTGGTGTCCAATTCAATTTGAAG GGGCATGCAAAAGAAATCCATTCTCTTTCCTGGGATATGAGTGGGAAGTATATTGCATCTGTTAGTGCAGACAGTGCACGAGTATGGTCACTTGTGTCAGGTGGAAGTTGCATGTATGAATTGCATTCAAATGGCAACCAGTTCCAGTCATGCACCTTTCATCCTGGATACTCACAGCTCCTGGTAATTGGCAGCTATCAG TCCCTTGAGTTATGGAATCCGATTGAGGGAAACAAAACATTGTCGGTTCCGGCACACAGTGGTTTAATTGCTGCACTGGCTGACTCACTAGAGACTGAAACGATTGCATCAGCAAGCCATGACCAATGTGTCAAGTTATGGAAATGA
- the LOC110603571 gene encoding transcriptional corepressor LEUNIG isoform X2, with product MDSGNSWDAKKMLDLYLHDYLVKRKLHDTAAIFRKEANVGEHPVVDSVDGFLHEWWTLFYDMHASRQLKHEEAKGKFPAKDGQIIQDGQILQHALQNMRPILPKLDVYHQKHGEFPFGSHYKMSGASGQPPACLLPARMLEEQQSLCYPVSNSNPNLLQLHGNKLNLSKSAATSPSFLQQQLQNQAQQLTVRSTRNINSIAEANPMDIGLLEGVPKGILARPKSCGAEVKPGYSESLNGRLSNSLMQTPSQPQQFPMLAEKQQHNLLGHSPSLTFGNLASAFPGSFANFDGQYVILPESKMNGKDAKLMVQMKQTEEHRHKHDHHMQQQLPENGRKRRKLSYSRAGDHILGCANAEVDKPANENVESFLCTGDDKNNDKGTPLGNLKRRSTACAKNDHKGFAFEEIGCLRSSKSKVLSCHFSSDGRLLASAGHDKKVFIWNMETFDFVNSSEGHSLLITDVRFRPNSTIYATSSFDRTLQIWDATKPSKSLFKLLGHADQVMALDFHPRKADLLCSCDSNDEIRLWNVNRCACTHVSKGASKQVRFQPQYGKLLATCSRNNINVIDVENDTGVQFNLKGHAKEIHSLSWDMSGKYIASVSADSARVWSLVSGGSCMYELHSNGNQFQSCTFHPGYSQLLVIGSYQSLELWNPIEGNKTLSVPAHSGLIAALADSLETETIASASHDQCVKLWK from the exons ATGGACTCGGGTAATTCTTGGGATGCTAAAAAGAT GCTTGATTTGTATTTGCACGATTATTTGGTGAAAAGGAAGTTGCACGACACAGCTGCAATTTTCAGAAAAGAAGCAAATGTTGGTGAACATCCTGTTG TTGATTCAGTTGATGGGTTTCTACATGAATGGTGGACATTATTTTATGATATGCATGCCTCTAGACAACTTAAACATGAAGAGGCCAAGGGGAAGTTCCCTGCTAAG GATGGACAAATAATTCAGGATGGACAAATACTACAGCATGCACTACAAAATATGCGTCCAATTCTGCCAAAATTAGATGTATACCACCAGAAACATGGAGAGTTTCCATTTGGCTCTCACTACAAGATGTCGGGGGCCTCGGGGCAGCCTCCTGCTTGCCTTTTGCCTGCAAGAATGTTAGAGGAACAACAAAGTCTTTGTTACCCTGTTAGCAACTCTAATCCAAATTTATTGCAACTTCATGGTAATAAGCTGAATTTATCAAAGTCAGCCGCAACCAGTCCAAG CTTCTTGCAGCAGCAACTTCAGAATCAGGCTCAACAACTGACTGTGAGA TCAACTAGAAATATTAACAGCATCGCTGAAGCTAATCCTATGGACATTGGTCTCCTTGAAGGAGTACCAAAGGGGATACTTGCAAGACCTAAATCCTGTGGTGCAG AAGTAAAGCCAGGCTATTCAGAATCCTTAAATGGACGGCTTTCAAACTCACTGATGCAGACACCAAGCCAACCACAACAGTTTCCTATGTTGGCAGAGAAACAACAACACAATCTATTGGGTCATTCCCCATCACTTACATTTGGAAACTTGGCATCTGCTTTTCCTGGAAGCTTTGCTAATTTTGATGGTCAATACGTGATTCTTCCTGAGAGTAAAATGAATGGAAAAGATGCAAAG TTGATGGTCCAAATGAAACAAACTGAAGAGCACCGACACAAACATGATCACCATATGCAGCAGCAGTTACCAGAG AACGGCAGAAAGAGAAGGAAATTGTCTTATTCAAGAGCTGGAGACCACATTTTG GGTTGTGCAAATGCTGAAGTTGATAAACCTGCAAATGAAAATGTTGAATCCTTTTTATGCACCGGTGATGACAAAAATAATGACAAAGGCACTCCTCTTGGCAATTTAAAACGCCGTTCTACAGCTTGTGCTAAAAATGATCATAAAG GCTTTGCTTTTGAAGAGATTGGTTGCCTTCGCTCAAGCAAAAGCAAGGTGTTAAGCTGTCATTTTTCATCTGATGGGAGACTATTAGCCAGTGCTGGACATGACAAGAAG GTTTTTATTTGGAACATGGAAACGTTTGATTTCGTTAATTCTTCAGAAGGACATTCACTTCTAATTACAGATGTTCGATTTAGACCAAATTCGACTATATATGCCACATCTTCCTTTGATAGAACATTGCAAATATGGGATGCAACCAAA CCAAGCAAATCACTTTTCAAGCTTTTAGGTCATGCTGATCAAGTGATGGCATTGGATTTCCATCCGAGAAAGGCAGATCTACTCTGCTCATGTGATAGCAATGATGAGATCCGATTATGGAATGTCAACCGTTGTGCTTGCACACATGTTTCTAAG GGAGCATCTAAACAAGTCAGATTCCAGCCTCAATATGGCAAGTTATTGGCTACTTGCTCGAGAAATAATATTAATGTAATTGATGTTGAGAATGACACTGGTGTCCAATTCAATTTGAAG GGGCATGCAAAAGAAATCCATTCTCTTTCCTGGGATATGAGTGGGAAGTATATTGCATCTGTTAGTGCAGACAGTGCACGAGTATGGTCACTTGTGTCAGGTGGAAGTTGCATGTATGAATTGCATTCAAATGGCAACCAGTTCCAGTCATGCACCTTTCATCCTGGATACTCACAGCTCCTGGTAATTGGCAGCTATCAG TCCCTTGAGTTATGGAATCCGATTGAGGGAAACAAAACATTGTCGGTTCCGGCACACAGTGGTTTAATTGCTGCACTGGCTGACTCACTAGAGACTGAAACGATTGCATCAGCAAGCCATGACCAATGTGTCAAGTTATGGAAATGA